The genomic stretch TTGTATGCTGGATTTGCTGGTATTATTACGACCATCATTGCCAGTTGGTTGGCCAAAGGACATGGCATCAATTTTCGTAAAGCCATTGAGGCCTTAATTGAAGGGGCAAAAGGAACACTTCAAGTGGGGGTTGCTTGTGCGGCGATCGGTATTATTATCGGTGTCGTTAGCATGACCGGACTAGGATCGGTTATGGCGTATAACATTATCAATATTTCAGGTGGAATTCTATGGGTTATCCTGCTCTTGGTGATGATAACTTGTATTGTTTTAAGTATGGGTTTGCCCTCCACTGCACTGTACATTGTTGTGGCTGTAACTGCAGCCCCTGCTCTGGTGGAAGCAGGCGTTCACCCAGTTGCCGCTCACTTCTTTGTATTCTGGTTTGGGGTGCTATCCAACATCACTCCTCCTGTTGCTCTGGCTTCCTATACTGCTGCTGGAATAGCCGGGGCGGATGCCATGAGAACAGGATGGACAGCTTTTTCGTTTAGCATTACCCGGATTTATCATCCCCTTCATGATTGCCTATAATCCGGTTATGGTCATGCAAGGTGCCAACGGTGATTCATTGTCAGTGTTCAAAATTATTCTCACTTTGCTGACAGGCATGGTAGGGGTGTTTGGCTTAAGCTTGCCGATGGCTACATCAAGTTACCCAGAACCGTGGGGCACACGGGGATCGCTCGGTCAACTTCCCATCATGAGATGGGATTACCCGAGAAGCCCCCACCTCTAAGCGTTAGCGCAGGTGGTGGGAGTATGTCAGTGGGTCTGGCCATTGTGGAAAACGCTTACGAAGAAACTGCTGATATTGTTGGAGTGGCGAGGGAAGAGTGGCACGACAAAGAAGAGATATTGCTCAAAAAGGCTAAAGCCATGATGCCCAGCTTGCCGGTCGCACAGATTGATATACTCATCGTTGAAGAAATGGGTAAGATTTACAGCGGGACAGGAATGGACCCCAACATTATCGGCCGCTGGAGAATGGATGATATACCCGAACCTGAAGTGCCTGATGTGAAACGCATTGTCGTCCTTGACTTGGCCCATCAATCATTCGGTAATGCTCAAGGGATTGGGTTAGCCGACTTTACGACTCGCAAGTTATTTGACAAGATCGATCTGCATGCCACCTACACAAATGCCTTGACCAGTACCAACTTACGCCGGGCAATGATCCCGTTCATTTACCCGACAGAGAAGGAAGCTATTGAAGCGGCAGTTAAGAGTTTAGGGCCAGATGTGAATCTTGAATCTTTGAAAGTGGTGCAGATCCCCAACACCTTGCATCTTAAACGAGTTTTAGTCTCCAAACCTGTTCTCGAGGAGATGGATAGAGCGGGTAAGGACTATAAGGTGGTTCGGACATGTACCCTTGATTTTGACCAGCGAAAGGAGTTAGTTAACCGACTTTTGGTTCACAACGGGAGGTGCTGAGATGGCTAAACCCAGCAAGAATAAGGGGGAATTTTCATGCGTTTGGCAACCATTACAGT from Caldalkalibacillus thermarum encodes the following:
- a CDS encoding TRAP transporter large permease subunit — protein: MGKTPLYAGFAGIITTIIASWLAKGHGINFRKAIEALIEGAKGTLQVGVACAAIGIIIGVVSMTGLGSVMAYNIINISGGILWVILLLVMITCIVLSMGLPSTALYIVVAVTAAPALVEAGVHPVAAHFFVFWFGVLSNITPPVALASYTAAGIAGADAMRTGWTAFSFSITRIYHPLHDCL